From Mytilus edulis chromosome 8, xbMytEdul2.2, whole genome shotgun sequence, one genomic window encodes:
- the LOC139485938 gene encoding short coiled-coil protein B-like produces the protein MSGEGMKEDLYSVPLSSDSDTGDIQQTNGYNTKRVPSGDNFTSLDPDINPDEEEEKQRLIAQVLELQNTLDDLSSRVDSVKEENLKLKSENQVLGQYIENLMAASSVFQSTEPKAKKKSGKKREK, from the exons ATGTCTGGGGAAGGCATGAAAGAAGATTTATACAGTGTCCCATTGTCAAGTGACAGTGACACAG GCGATATACAACAAACCAATGGATACAACACAAAAAGAGTTCCAAGTGGAGACAACTTTACAA GTCTTGACCCAGATATTAACCCTGATGAAGAGGAGGAGAAACAAAGACTCATAGCACAAGTTCTTGAACTACAAAATACACTGGATG atcTGTCATCAAGAGTTGACTCAGTGAAAGAAGAAAACCTGAAATTGAAATCAGAAAACCAAGTATTAGgacaatatatagaaaacctcATGGCTGCCAGCAGTGTGTTCCAGTCAACAGAACCTAAGGCTAAGAAAAA gtcTGGGAAGAAAAGGGAGAAATAA